The Zobellia alginiliquefaciens genome contains a region encoding:
- a CDS encoding DUF4202 domain-containing protein, translated as MTSPDKLQQAFSLFDKANEKDPHTETVPSGKTYPKELLYALRMTEKLNDFAPNASEALQLTARCQHICRWEIPRESYEMNRTGYLKWRQDLKKFHAKKAASILEEVGYNKETIDKVAFLLEKKQLKKNEDTQTLEDVICLVFLEHYFEPFASEHEDAKVIDILQKTWRKMSEDGHNAALQLPLSQKSLELVSKAIAE; from the coding sequence ATGACATCGCCCGATAAATTACAGCAAGCCTTTTCATTGTTTGATAAGGCGAATGAAAAAGACCCACATACAGAAACCGTTCCCTCTGGGAAAACCTACCCAAAAGAATTGCTTTATGCTCTTCGGATGACGGAAAAATTGAACGATTTTGCACCCAACGCCTCGGAAGCTTTACAACTAACGGCAAGGTGCCAACACATCTGTCGCTGGGAAATTCCTCGGGAATCCTATGAAATGAACCGTACAGGATATCTAAAATGGCGCCAGGACCTAAAAAAATTCCATGCGAAAAAAGCAGCTTCCATATTAGAGGAAGTAGGTTACAACAAGGAAACTATTGATAAAGTGGCCTTTTTACTAGAGAAAAAGCAACTGAAGAAAAATGAGGATACCCAAACATTGGAGGATGTTATTTGTTTGGTGTTTTTAGAGCATTATTTTGAACCATTTGCTTCTGAACATGAAGATGCCAAAGTAATAGATATTCTACAGAAAACTTGGAGAAAAATGTCTGAAGATGGCCATAATGCTGCATTGCAACTGCCACTTTCACAAAAATCGTTAGAACTAGTTTCAAAGGCTATAGCTGAGTAA
- the nirB gene encoding nitrite reductase large subunit NirB, protein MKTIIVVGNGMVGYKFCEKIAAKEESENFKIIVFGEEPRAAYDRVHLSEFFGNRDAKALELAPASWYAENNIELVVNERVTDIHRKTKTITTGSDKEYKYDYLVLATGSSPFVPPINGVEKEGVFVYRTIEDLEAMLGYAEKIKAAKPNGRAAILGGGLLGLEAGKAVMDMGLEPHVVEFAPKLMPRQLDSRSSNVLQLTLENIGINIHLGKATNRILGDGAITGMDFGEDDSLEVDMLVVSAGIRPRDELGKTCNLAMGVRGGIVVNDRMQTSDPNIYAIGEVALYNQMIYGLVAPGYEMAEVAVNQIIENNEVLMSSEIDMSTKLKLIGVDVASFGVPYMPAEKGLSIIYENKTKGLYKRINVSLDGKTLLGGIMVGDAEDYSILHQMYLNNIPLPDNAEELIVGTRGEGGSAFGSAMDLPDTAVICSCEAVTKGAVCCSVIDDGNETVKDVAKATKATTGCGGCKPMVADLVKESLKTLGKTVKESICEHFDYSRQELFDIVKLKGIQDYDQLLDEVGKGHGCEVCKPAAASIFASIYNETANRQETIQDSNDRYLANIQRNGTYSVVPRVAGGEISPKQLMALGRIAKKYDLYTKITGGQRIDMFGAKLHELPLIWEELIAEGFETGQAYGKSLRTVKSCVGSTWCRYGMDESVSFAIEIENRYKGIRSPHKFKGGVSGCIRECAEARCKDFGFIAVEGGWNVYVGGNGGATPRHAELLAEKVDKETAIKYVDRFMMFYIKTAPPLTRTAAWLEKLEGGITYLKNVVINDSLGIVDELDTDMQNFVNTYKCEWKEAVETPEIRERYTHFINSDEPDDNIEFVSLREQKMPKEWA, encoded by the coding sequence ATGAAAACTATTATTGTTGTCGGTAACGGCATGGTCGGATATAAGTTCTGTGAGAAAATCGCAGCTAAAGAAGAATCAGAAAATTTTAAGATTATTGTTTTCGGAGAGGAGCCCCGTGCCGCATACGATCGCGTACACCTCAGCGAGTTTTTTGGAAACAGAGATGCAAAAGCATTGGAACTAGCTCCCGCTAGTTGGTATGCCGAAAACAATATAGAACTTGTGGTAAACGAACGTGTTACGGATATACACCGTAAAACAAAAACCATAACCACGGGAAGTGATAAAGAATATAAATATGACTACCTAGTCCTGGCTACAGGTTCAAGTCCGTTTGTCCCTCCTATAAACGGAGTGGAAAAAGAGGGCGTATTTGTATACCGTACCATAGAGGATTTAGAAGCTATGCTAGGGTATGCCGAAAAAATAAAAGCAGCGAAACCCAATGGCCGTGCAGCCATATTGGGCGGTGGTCTTTTAGGTTTAGAGGCAGGAAAAGCTGTAATGGATATGGGTCTAGAACCTCACGTAGTGGAGTTCGCGCCCAAATTAATGCCCAGACAATTAGATTCCAGAAGTAGCAATGTTCTACAGCTAACCCTAGAAAACATAGGCATCAACATTCATTTAGGAAAGGCTACCAATAGAATTTTAGGTGATGGGGCCATTACAGGAATGGACTTTGGAGAGGATGATTCCCTTGAAGTTGATATGCTAGTAGTTTCTGCCGGGATCCGTCCACGAGATGAACTTGGCAAAACCTGTAACCTGGCAATGGGCGTCCGTGGCGGTATTGTGGTAAATGACAGAATGCAAACTTCAGACCCCAATATATACGCTATTGGAGAAGTTGCTCTTTATAATCAAATGATATACGGCCTGGTTGCTCCGGGTTATGAAATGGCAGAAGTAGCCGTGAACCAGATTATAGAAAACAATGAAGTTTTAATGAGTTCGGAAATAGATATGTCTACCAAGCTGAAACTAATTGGGGTAGATGTTGCAAGTTTTGGTGTTCCTTATATGCCTGCGGAAAAAGGACTTTCCATTATTTACGAAAACAAGACCAAAGGACTCTACAAGCGTATAAATGTAAGCCTAGATGGCAAAACACTGTTAGGTGGTATTATGGTAGGCGATGCCGAAGATTATAGCATCCTACACCAAATGTACCTGAACAATATTCCATTACCGGATAATGCCGAAGAGCTCATTGTTGGCACCAGAGGCGAAGGTGGTTCGGCTTTTGGTAGTGCCATGGATTTACCGGATACGGCCGTAATCTGTTCTTGCGAAGCTGTTACCAAAGGTGCCGTTTGTTGTTCCGTTATTGATGACGGTAACGAAACCGTTAAAGATGTAGCAAAAGCCACTAAAGCCACTACCGGTTGCGGGGGTTGTAAACCTATGGTTGCAGATTTGGTGAAGGAAAGTCTAAAAACACTAGGAAAAACCGTTAAGGAAAGTATTTGTGAGCATTTTGACTATTCGCGTCAAGAACTATTTGATATCGTAAAACTTAAAGGTATTCAAGATTACGACCAATTGCTAGATGAAGTGGGCAAGGGTCACGGCTGCGAAGTTTGTAAACCAGCCGCCGCTTCAATTTTTGCCAGTATCTATAATGAAACGGCAAACCGACAAGAAACCATTCAGGATAGTAACGACCGTTATTTGGCCAATATACAACGAAACGGAACCTACTCTGTTGTACCACGGGTTGCCGGGGGAGAAATCTCGCCTAAACAATTAATGGCTTTGGGTAGAATTGCCAAGAAATACGACCTGTACACTAAAATTACAGGGGGGCAACGAATAGATATGTTCGGGGCAAAACTGCACGAGCTTCCACTTATTTGGGAAGAACTCATAGCCGAAGGATTTGAAACGGGACAAGCCTATGGAAAATCACTGCGTACGGTAAAAAGTTGTGTAGGCTCCACATGGTGCCGCTATGGAATGGACGAAAGCGTAAGTTTTGCCATTGAAATTGAAAACAGGTACAAAGGCATTCGTTCTCCACACAAATTTAAAGGAGGAGTTTCTGGATGTATCCGTGAATGTGCTGAAGCACGTTGCAAAGATTTCGGTTTTATAGCCGTTGAAGGCGGATGGAACGTCTACGTAGGTGGAAATGGCGGAGCCACTCCAAGACATGCCGAATTACTAGCTGAAAAAGTAGATAAAGAAACCGCCATAAAATACGTAGATCGCTTCATGATGTTCTACATAAAAACTGCTCCACCACTTACGCGAACGGCAGCGTGGTTAGAAAAGCTGGAAGGTGGCATAACCTACCTAAAAAATGTGGTAATTAATGATTCTCTAGGGATTGTAGATGAATTGGACACGGACATGCAGAATTTTGTTAACACCTATAAGTGCGAATGGAAAGAAGCCGTAGAGACACCAGAGATAAGGGAGCGTTATACGCATTTCATTAATTCGGACGAGCCGGACGATAACATTGAATTTGTATCACTTCGGGAACAAAAAATGCCTAAAGAGTGGGCGTAA
- the nirD gene encoding nitrite reductase small subunit NirD: protein MIANLSTYETVQAAHVKVWFKAGPALKFPKNGGACIKYKDKQIAVFNFTRQGTWYACQNLCPHKMEMVLSRGMIGEEDMQPKVACPLHKNTFSLKTGENLNGSLDAIATYPVKIEDDFVYVGFAD from the coding sequence ATGATTGCAAATTTAAGCACATACGAAACGGTACAAGCAGCTCATGTAAAAGTCTGGTTCAAAGCAGGACCAGCACTAAAATTTCCGAAAAACGGTGGAGCTTGCATAAAGTATAAGGACAAACAGATTGCCGTTTTCAATTTTACGCGCCAAGGCACATGGTACGCATGCCAAAATCTATGTCCGCATAAAATGGAGATGGTACTCTCTAGAGGTATGATCGGAGAGGAAGATATGCAGCCCAAAGTTGCATGTCCGCTTCATAAAAACACCTTTTCGCTTAAAACAGGCGAAAATCTAAACGGAAGCCTTGATGCTATTGCCACCTATCCCGTTAAGATAGAGGACGATTTTGTGTATGTTGGTTTTGCAGACTAG
- the cobA gene encoding uroporphyrinogen-III C-methyltransferase, translating into METVREPIVTLIGAGPGSADLITVRGLVALKAADVVLYDALIDEDLLLQIDESIPKIYVGKRCGKHSFTQDDINMLIVEKAFEYGHVVRLKGGDPFVFGRAHEEIDYVESFGIPVTVVPGVSSAIAVPSSQGIPMTRRGVSSSFWVMTATKRDGSFSEDLKYASQSSATMVILMGVRKLKEISAEVSKYKGSLTPMAVIQNGTMRNETCKVGTLGSINSEISDIDLSKPGIIVIGNVVAEHPSFFEEEVQRVLHSGM; encoded by the coding sequence ATGGAAACAGTTAGAGAACCAATAGTTACCTTAATAGGAGCAGGCCCAGGAAGCGCAGACCTTATAACAGTTAGGGGTTTGGTGGCTTTAAAGGCTGCGGATGTAGTGTTGTATGACGCATTAATTGATGAGGACCTATTATTACAGATTGATGAAAGTATACCTAAGATATACGTAGGCAAACGATGCGGTAAACATTCGTTCACACAAGATGATATTAACATGCTCATAGTTGAAAAAGCGTTTGAATACGGTCATGTGGTTCGTTTAAAAGGGGGAGACCCTTTTGTATTCGGTAGGGCTCATGAAGAAATTGATTATGTAGAATCTTTTGGTATTCCGGTAACGGTCGTTCCCGGAGTGTCAAGTGCAATAGCGGTGCCTTCCAGTCAGGGTATACCCATGACGCGCAGAGGTGTAAGTAGTAGCTTTTGGGTAATGACTGCAACAAAACGTGATGGCTCCTTTTCGGAAGATTTAAAGTATGCCTCCCAGTCTTCTGCAACTATGGTGATTTTGATGGGAGTAAGAAAGTTAAAAGAAATATCAGCTGAAGTCAGTAAATATAAAGGTTCATTAACTCCTATGGCTGTTATTCAAAATGGTACAATGCGTAATGAGACTTGTAAGGTAGGAACTTTGGGCAGTATAAATTCTGAGATTTCGGATATAGATTTATCTAAGCCCGGTATTATTGTAATAGGAAATGTAGTCGCGGAACATCCATCTTTTTTTGAGGAAGAGGTACAGCGCGTACTGCATTCGGGTATGTAA